Genomic window (Neoarius graeffei isolate fNeoGra1 chromosome 13, fNeoGra1.pri, whole genome shotgun sequence):
TCAATCGACCAATTTGGGCATGCGCACACACGTTTGAAAGTAGACTAAAGCCCACTGCACACTACGTCCGGTAATACGGCTGCGAGAACTAAGGGAAATCATTCATTGTCTATAGAGATCCACAATCCGTATGTGATTTGGGTCAGAACAGATAGAACAGTGTTGAAGACATTCCACATCCGAGGCTCTCCGAATGAGTTAAAAAAGAAATTGAACTCCTCCGAAAAATCCTGCATGGTAGAGTGGTGTTGCTATGGTGATGATAAACAAATGTCATGTTTCCCGCAGAAGGTAACAATGCAGTTAAGAAATATAACATTTTAAAATGTTATAAACTATACAACACGGCGATAATTTCCAAATGTGATCCATATTAATAATACAAACCAAAACATGTACAAAAGAAACAAACCATTACTGGTATGATGAAAACAAGTCACTACCAAACACGGCGTTAATTTCTACACATGAGcagtattaataacacacaccaaTAAAGTGAAACGAAGTGTTGTTAGTATGAAAATACACAAGTTTGGTAATCTACTCTGCCTGCCATGTTTCAATCCGGCCACAGACCATGGAGCAACCTGCTCGGACTAGACTTCCCGCCTTGTGGTGGATACCTTAGCTATCAACAAACTTAAGGCACATTTACAAATGTTTCCCAACAGAAAATAGCTGACTACTGCGTTAAGTTGCAGTGTAAAAGTATAAAGTACTGATTTACTATCCATGTCATGTTAACCGACTGCTTATGGGAATAATTTTCCAGACAGAAATTAGCTAGATAGCGAACTGAACTAGCCATAGACTGTATTGTATACAGTCGTTGGAACTAGCCCTTTAACGTATTGCACACCGACTCATAACTACCAGCATACTACTACATTTCTAAGTTTATTAATGCTACCTCCTTTCATTTAACACCAAAGTGATAAAACACCAAAGTGActtacctgaaaaaaaaaatggttggctGAGTACGCTGCTCTCACTCAGTCAAATGCGCTGAAGGCTGCTGGCTGCCAACCGCTTAAGACCCGAAGAAGATCTCGCACATGCATGCTGACACACAGAGGTAGAGAAGATGCATGGGGTATTCCAAGTTTAGAGGATGTGCACATGTTTAGGAATATGTTCTCTCATTGTCGATTAGGGACCGGGAACATATGTAAATAAAGAGGTTAGTCATTTGATACCCATGCAAAGATAATAACAACATGTTATGAGACATTTACGTTATACTGTATAGTGAAACTCCCCAAGATGCGTGCGCATATTTCTGTGAATTGCGTTCCAAAGTGTCTAGAGTTTGTTTTGACGCCAGCAGCAGTGGGCAGGCAATGCACAGCACTAATAAACGGTTAAGCTATTTTGCCGCGGAAGACAGCGGGTGTCTGCACAGTTATTTGAAATAAAAGTGCCCCCATTGAGATAGTCGGTATGTAAAAAATAACATCAGATGGCACATTTTTGTTAAACGGGAAGAATTTTTATGCAATATGACATTATACTTTAGTGTTTGGGGAACTGCAATAGACAGCGCATTCTCGGAAATGCCccggggccaatcaaaaaccgatGTAGATGGGATTCAGGGATGAacacaaaaatgaaaaaaaaaagtataatcttCGCCCCATAGCCGATGTCATGATCTAATTATAGCTGATCTGAGGCCAACACTAACCCGATGAATGTGTAGGGTACTTCTCGATTTTGGGCCAATCAAAAGCCAACGTAGATGGGAGCAGGGGTGAAAAAAACTGGCTCCGCTCTCTGGCCGATCATTGTACGATCAAATTATTTAAGAGTGTTCCTATACGATCATAGGCCAACATTGGCCCGATGCATGcgggtggttctccactatattgttagttttttcttttttatcagacatctaattttttaggtttgtttacctgacatgtttcgacgtacgactgtcgtcttcctcagagtgtcaccggatgttattggtgacgcatcttttatcagctgatgtttccgaaggcgtggccttcctgtctggattgacaggtcggtcacaccttctactgtcagttcgtcccctgcaagatggcactccaggtatgggagagcatgtatgctccctcatctcggttgatggtcctcgggcttcgcttacggatctccatggcctccctgatccagcgctgatgtttgttatcttctgtgcggatgactctggcattcccccagtccataatatgattttcccttttgcaatgatctgttatggctgacttataattttcctgttgtgccttttcttttattgttcgggtttgtcttgtagctgtctccttttcgcactctttcttatgttcatttttccttgtgttgaaactccttcctgtctccccgatgtaagttttattgcataattggcatggaatctcatatatggtgttgcatctgttgtccggatgtattctgtctttgggatgaaccaggatctgacggagtgttgtgtgtggtttgacaggtgtgttaatgttgtgtttcctcattgctctttgaatgcgttcagttattcctctgatgtatggtaatgtcactactcccctgtgttcttgtttgttgatttgttttttctctttcttctgtgttttattgtttttgacctgttccgcccctttggatattgcccactgtggatattgacatgccttcagtgcgtgttgtatatgttgttcttcctgttctttgtcctgtgcatctgtaattattgctgtgcgttcatgtaatgttctaactacggatattttgtgcattatggggtgttcagaagtccagtttaaatattggtcggtgtgtgtgggtttcctgtgtacttttattttgatatccccctcttctgtgtgatgtatttttaagtccaaaaatgctattgactgctctgtttcctcttcatgtgtaaattttatattgccggtattgtctatggtgttgagatggtcggtgagttgttgagtgtgtcccctctttactttttccaatatgtcgtccacataccgtttccagagtgttggtctgtattccgctggtattgtagtgagtgctttctgctccaggtcttccatgaaaaagccacaCATGATGGcttatagtgggtctcccatggcaaaaccttccttctgtctgtaaattgtgttcctgaactgaaagtatgtggatgtggcgatgaattgaaggagctgagtgatgtcttgtacagtgaggtttgtgcgtttcttgagcatcctgtctgtttttaatttttcttgtactatctgtatggtggcttccgtgggtgttctggtgaacagagatatgacatcgtgtgaaatgaaaacttcgtcttgttgcattttgatgttttttagttcttctgccagttgttttgagtttttgcagtgttggtctgtgagtcctagtaatggtttaattatttcggtgagtgcttttgatccgTTTGGACCTCGATTTTATGGATTTAAATTCTCCAGCTTCTTTACGTGCCCTGTTTTTTTGCCGTTGCTTTTCAAGATACTCCTGATATTGCTGTGGATCTGCTTTTACACGTTCTATATACTTTCGGTGGCGTATAGCAGATGCAGTTACTGCAGGTTTTGGTGGCATCTGAAAGCAAAATATTAAAACAACCTATTAAAACTGGAGACAAAGTGCAGTTCCCAGCgatgattaaaacatatttaatgttTCCATCTCCCATTGGTATTTTTGACACCAACTCTATGTCTAAGAAATGAGTTGCGGTGTGGAAAacttaaaatgtatttatatttGCATAATgatatttatatacagtatattatgtATATTTCTTAttcatatatattttatttatgtatatatatatatttatattttatt
Coding sequences:
- the LOC132897207 gene encoding uncharacterized protein LOC132897207 isoform X1, with amino-acid sequence MCGFFMEDLEQKALTTIPAEYRPTLWKRYVDDILEKVKRGHTQQLTDHLNTIDNTGNIKFTHEEETEQSIAFLDLKIHHTEEGDIKIKVHRKPTHTDQYLNWTSEHPIMHKISVVRTLHERTAIITDAQDKEQEEQHIQHALKACQYPQWAISKGAEQVKNNKTQKKEKKQINKQEHRGVVTLPYIRGITERIQRAMRKHNINTPVKPHTTLRQILVHPKDRIHPDNRCNTIYEIPCQLCNKTYIGETGRSFNTRKNEHKKECEKETATRQTRTIKEKAQQENYKSAITDHCKRENHIMDWGNARVIRTEDNKHQRWIREAMEIRKRSPRTINRDEGAYMLSHTWSAILQGTN